TGtctgaaaagagaaaacaaaTAATAGTTTTGGATCTGGAATGAAAGGGAAGATATTGATATTCGACAGACAAGAGGGTATGTTTGGAAGAAATAAAAACTTTAATGGACCCATGATAGGCTTGTGATTAGAGagggacatatttatttattatgtGATAAAGATATTTATGAAGTCCATCAAAAcaagggacaataattcaatttccatTTTTCTTATCACATAAATAATGGACCCCCAAAAAAAAAGGGTGGTGCCCAAAAAAACGCTTCTTTGCCATAGAGAGGAACCGAGATTCTCGGTGTGATCTCGGCTGTTTCGGATGACAGAAGACATACTAACGGGCTGGGCCTATCACCATATCCGATCCATTAGCCCAAGCATTAGTCttacaaattctattttccaccCCTCAGTCTTCTGTTTCTGCACCACTCTTTTCTTGAGCACATTTCGTTGTTCTTCGAATTCTCTAGAATTCTGGCTTTACAGTCTCGATTTATTGTAATGGTATTATTTCTAAGGTATATTCTTGCCAAATTTCTCGAATTTCCACTACAAAAATAGTATTTGGATGCTTTTTTTCTACTTTCTCTAACTGTAGATTAAGTGTTTGATAAATTATCGAGCTGAACCAAAAATGTTTTTCGAATTGACCATTTTTCTCAGTTAATGCATGATATACATCCCTGAATATTCATCATCTCTGAACTCAATATGGTTAATAGTGAGTTTTTGTTATGATAATCTCTTTGTTGTAATTCCGATTCACATAATATGTATTTTTTTACAGGTGCCTTTTGTTGGCAGGAATGAGAATTATGACATGGGGTTGGGGAGCGCGGAGCTTTAGGAACTATGATCTCAAACAGTAAGACATTTTACctgattttctttgttttgataatGTCACTTGTCACACATACACACGCCATGGCAGTGGTCATCTAGTCTTATTGCTTGTGGATATTTGTTCATTGGTCTGGTCGGATCATTACAAAGAATTAGGTAGGTTTAATTTAATAATAAATTATAATGTAGATGTCCGCGACCCAGTTAGTTTTGACTCATAATTAACAAAACCTCAAGGAACTTATTAGTTTGGTATAACTTTCTTGAATTAGATGTTGAGCAGTTGTCGTCTGAATTCCCTGAATTAGTCATAGTATATGGACTTGATTACAGGAATAGCCTCCACCTAGTGGTAGCCAAAATTTTAAGGGTATCTAGAAACAGAATTATGCAATTGCGGGCAGTAAAATACATCGTAAACCTCTTCCTGAAACCAAGGATTAACAAATTTAGTCATTTTACAACttgaatttttctttctttgtgatAGGAAAAGAGGTTTTATTACATAGGATTAAGCTAAAACAATGAATATAAATTAGCAATAATAATAGTAAGAAGTAGAACTCCACAACATGCTGCagataagaaaattaaaaacctacaACAATCAAGGAAGGAATATGCTTGATCTTGTTccaatcttctcctgctcccCTTACTATCCGCCTCCGGAAATGAAGGGGCATATTAGCTATCCTTAATTCTTGGAGTGCAGTCAATTGTTGAATTCCATCAGGAACCATCACCAATTGGACGCATTTTTCAATACTCAGACTTGTAAGGCTTTCCAGTGCTGTCTGCTCCACTTTCAGCTCTTCTAGATTCTCCAGTGAGTAAAGCTGCAAGACTTGAAGGCGTGAAAAACCTCCTGGGGAGCACACCATTTGATTTCTGTCAGATGCATTAAATCCCAAGTGTAGAAATGTTAAGTTAGGTAACCTTTCCAATATCGGCATTGGATCCTCCGCTAGGCATGACCACTTCAACGTTAGTTTGCAAAGGTTCGGAGGGAATGCAATGGATCCTGTCCATTCCCATATCTCTCCTTTTAAATGTAACTTTTTGAGGCGAGTATGGCTTGAGAGCTGGATGGATATTAGGGGTGCTCCTTCAGATAGCAACTCCAAGGATTGAAGGTCATTCAATTCGGCGATGGTATCTGAGATCACAGCTGAGTGTGAAAGTAAACACTTATCTATCCTTAACTTCTTAAGAGAACTCAACCTTTTCAATCCACCACCAGATAACCAATCTCCAGCCTGAATGCTTAAGGACTGGAGTTCTATGAGTTTACCAATCCCCAAAGTGGCAGTAGACTTGCTTACACTTGTTTCCGGTCTAATACTACCCAAATATAAATGTCTCAAGTTTCGCAGGCTCCAAATCTGATCATCCAGCAGGAGTGTATCAATACACTCATTGAGGTTTAGAGTTTGTAGACTGACAAGCTTACGGAAGTAACTGGTATTGATGGTTTGTAGCCTTGTTTTCTCTAGGCTCAAGTACCTAAGGTGTACGAGTTCTCCTAGTTCCTTCGGTAATGAAACAAGCCCTTCACTAAGACCGTTAAAGTCCAGCACCCTTAGTAATTTGAAACCCCTGAACAATAAACCTAAGTAGTTGCCTCCCCTAAAGCATATATCCTGGCATATCAAAGAACGAATCCGTGTGTAACGAAATTCTGATAGGTGCTCCCTGTTTTGCATATCTCGACTACAATACACAGCAATTCGGCGAAAGCTCTTGGAATTTAGATAAAAGGCGTCAATACTATTAAATATTTGAGAAAACTGGTCTTCATTAGATTCTGCGACAGAGATATCACGAAGTAGAGCATGGATGTGACAAGTTTTTACCCTTCCATTACATCTCAATCTACCAACCTGAATCATGTTTCTGCTGATTAATTCCTCCAAGTACCCCTCTGCAACAACTTCCGCTGTTTGTCCTCGCCTCTTTTCAGCAAATCCTTCGGCTATCCAGTATTGAAATAACTTCGTGGCACGAATCTCACTACCTGCAGGAAAAAGACTCATATAGAgaaaacacaacttcaatttaggGGGACAACGCATGATAGCTCAATGCTAGAATTTTCAAGCATATGTAAGAATTATCATCATCTTGATACAATTGCCAACTTTCTCCGTCATTGACTGTAGACCACGCAGCTTGGGTTCTTTCACGGCTCGATAGGAGGTTTCCCAACACCACTATTGCAAGAGGCAACCCACGGcacttttccaccattttctttcCCAAGTCCTCCAAGTCTTCAGGGGACAAAGCATTGCGCATTGGCTGAAACAGGGGGCGGTGGAGGCGGAGAATAAAGTTTTTAAGCCAGTTATAAACACCAGCTTCGAAGTCTCTGGCATTGTGGTTTCCACCTAATGGAAACATTTTGTTGACGAAGAGTTCCCAACTCTCGTTTTCATTTATTACACCCAACTCGTGGATGTTCGTATGAGTCGTATCAGATGAGGAATCAGAATACAAAGCTACACCTTTGAAGCGAGTGGTGAGCAATATTCTGCTTCCGTTTGTATCATCTGGAAAAGCAGCTTTTACGCAATCCCAAGTCTCTATACTCCAGATGTCGTCTAACACTATCAAGTACCTCTTCCCTCGCAAATACTGATAAAGGTTCTGCTGTGATACCTCTTCTTCATCATGGACTACAGTAAAGCATCTTTTGATGCTCTTTAAAAGATCTCTCAAACTATATGTTTGTGATACATAACAAAATGCAGAGCAAAAACTTCTTCTAACAGTATCATTATTATAAACGTTCTTAGCCAAAGTAGTCTTACCTACACCACCCATCCCTACGATCGAAATGATGCGCAGTCGATTATCGTACATCAACAATGAATTGGTGACTTGGTTTCTACTATCCTCATGAATCTGGACTTGGCCGCGGCGATGTTCCTCTCTAGCAATTGCAGCTCTTCTTTCATTTATCATGTGTTCAATGCCACCACCAGCAATTTGTGTAATTTCATGTAGATGCATCTCATCCTTGCCACGATTAAAAAGTATCTCCAACCTGGGGTTGATTTCCCTGATTTGATTCCCCAGTTCCCGCATAAGAGACAATCGCTGGGTGTAGCTAATGGAATTTCTCAACCATCCAGTGATAGCTCCACATTTTTTTTTGAGGCGTGGCTGGTGAATTATTTTGAACATGAATTCGTCCATAATGTCCTCGGCATCAAATGTTGCTGCACGTGCTTCTCTTACCCATTGCTTCACCAATGCATCTGATCTACGCCTTTCATCCGCTCTTTCGATAAACAAGGATAAATTTATGAGATTACTCTGAAGCATGCGTAGTAGTTTTGAATCTGATTCTGATACGCTCTGCAGAAGAGTTAATTCTTCAGCGATCCAGCTTGTTAATCTCTCCAAGAAAAATGTAGCAATAGCATCAGCCATTCTTTCTCTTTCCCTCTCTTACTTGCTTCAAAAAAATTAGCAGACTGTGATCTCTGTTAGTTTTTCTGATTGATAGTAATTAGAGGTCGCTGGTAAGTGCTAATGAACGCTAGATAGTTACAGATCAAGTCAACGTAAAGGATATCCACATGTATGGCAGAAGACTTCATTAATTAGTGCAGGCTGTAATACTTAATGAATCATCTCTTTAAAAAAAACTTTAATTAATGCCTGTTAGATATATAATCCAACAGCTTAGCTCTAGTTATACTATATTGTATATGCTATTAATTATTTTCCTTGGAACGAGTAAATGCCTTCATTGTCATTAAGGGTGGCTTCAGCGTAGGAGAAGGAAAAGTCTTGTTATTGTTGTCTGTTTTATGAATTCAGTTTAGGTGTTCTTAGCTCCTGTCTGACTTTCCTTCTCTAAACATGAAATTTTTTTAACAAGCTCTACTGTTAATGGAGGGGACAAATTTGTGACAATTTAAAAACAAATTGCTAATAAATTCTACCGTTCTAAAGTTTGTTGTTATCCAAGATTCAAAGGCTTTGCTGGTATATTAGGGATTTGAGCAGCACGGTTCACCATTAATAATGGATCATGTTGGGAGCAATAATGGACCATGTTACTGATAGCCATGGGGTAATTAAAAAATACAGAACACGAAACTCTAgacattttctttaaaaaaaaacatgaagcTATATAGATCCATATTTTCGGGCTAGCTTTCTTTTGCCTCTTGGATGCTCATTTGGGATTTATTTTTTATGTGCCAACCCCTTGGTAACTCTTCTCTATCTCTGGAACATTCGATTCTATTGTTTATTAGTAACTCTTGATTTCCCTTTGTACATTCGCAGTCCAACGGTTGCTACATGCATGGAATGATCTGACCTGTTTAAATGTACCATGTAAGTTTGTCTTTGCACATGGTTGCCACCGTGTTTGTTGGTGTCAAACGGGAGACTCTAGCAACCTATGAAAACACTTAAGATTAAAATATAAATGGATGCATACTGTCGTGCACGTTAATTCTTCTAGCTGACTGAGCTTATTCCTTGTAAAGATGCCAAAATCAAGGGATCCTTTCAACAAAGACAAATGAGAGGCCACACATTACAACCCTGGCATAATACACAAAGCCAGCCATATATGCATTAATTAGTAAACATCGAAAACTTCATCATCATTATTACTGATTTCTTAATCACTGAAtttagtttctatttttatttatattGTTAATTTCCATGTCCTTAATCAAGAGCTCTCATCAAGTATACTTCTCAGATAGAGATTTTTGGACAGTTTGCTCTTTGTTTCTGAAGTTTCTTTCTTAACTTCTTCGATCTCATCATCATAGGCTAGCGAAAATATGAATATCAGGAACTTGATATCTGTTGCTGACCAGCATATTGGTATGGGTTGGGGTGTCCCCCTCCCAGATGAGCTGAAAAAGCTTAGAGACACTTTGGACAGGATTCAGCCTGTAATAGGTGATGCTAGAAAAAAGCAAGTGAACAATGAATCTGTGAGCGGCTGGTTGAGAAGGCTTCAAGATGTTATCTATGATGCTGATGATCTTTTGGATGTGTACTCTTATGAAGCCATACGTCGAAAGGTGAAGGCGAGCGAGGGAAATATGGTACGACAATTCTTTATTTCATCCTCCAACCCACTTGCATTTCATATTAAGATGTCTTCTAAATTTAAGAATATCAATTCGAGGTTAGGCGAAATTATTGCTGATATGGGTCAGTTTAAGTTTGAAATCACTGGTAGTTTTTATCATGATCAAACTCTTGTGCCCACAAACCAACCAATATCATTCATACCAGATACTTCGAAAATATTTGGAAGAGAGACAGACAAATCAAATATAATAAGCATGTTAATGACGTCAACATCTGCATCATTAGCATCATGTCTAGAAGATTCTATCATATGCATAGTGGGTATGGAAGGACTTGGAAAAACTTCCTTAGCTCAAGTAGTTTACCGGGATAGATTGATACAAAGTAATTTTGAACCAAGATTATGGATTTGTGTATCTAATGATTTTAACGTCAAAGAAGTCCTTAGAAATATACTGGTAACCATTAACCATACCAAGTGTGATGATTTTGATACACTAAAAGATGAGGAAATTGTAGTTGAAGTTCAGGAAAAGTTGGCTGGGAAGAAATACTTGTTTATCTTCGACGATATATTGAGTGCAGATGCTGCTGAGTGGGCCAAATTTAGGAGTTATTTATCTGTAGGTGCGCCAGGGAGTAAAATTTTAGTCACTACAGGTAATGGCGCAGTTGCATCTCTTCTAAGCCCTATAATTCCACCGTATGCTTTGCAGAAATTATCCCAAAATGAATGTTGGTCTATTATGAAGAACAAAGCATTCTCTCCTGGTGGAGCGTCTGACACACTGGATATGGCAAAAATAGGAATTGAGATTGCGGGAAAATGTGATGGTTCACCATTTGCGTCATATTTTCTCGGAGGTCTCATGCACTTAAAAAATAGTGAGCCTGATTGGTTGTCTATTAGAGACAATAACATATTAAGTAAACCAGCAGGCATATTAACTACACCAGCAGACAACAAGGATAGAATCAGGTCAATATCGAAATTGAGCTTTGATGAGCTTTCCCCAAATTTGAAACAATGTTTCTCTTACACCTCCATGTTTCCTCATGGTTGGGAATTTGATAGAGAAACATTGGTTCAATTATGGGTGGCAGAAGGATTCATTCCTTTATCTTATGGTGAACATCAAAAATCACCTGAAGATATTGCAAATGAATACTTTCATAGTTTGGTGTCTTGCTCATTTTTTTATGATGTAAAGAAGGACGAAATAGGTGACATCCAAAAATGCAAAGTTCAAGGTATAGTGCGTGAACTTGCACTAGAGGTCGCCGGCAATAATGGAATCTCGAGACAACATAGAACCGATGACAAAAGTCCAGATGGAGTTCGTCGTCTGGTTTTGCAAGGAGGAGCATCACAAGATAATTGCAGGGAGCTGCATAAATCTGACGGATTACGGTCGATCTTTATCCTAAAGAACAGGCATTCAGGAGTTAGCAATATACTGAGGAGCAAGCGGCTAAGGGTAGTAAGTTTTCTTGGTGAACGCAGTCCAATTATTGCTCCATCTTTCGCTTCTAAACTTAAACATTTGAGGTACCTCAATCTCTCGCATTCTGTATTCAAAGAAGTATCTGGAGCTTCTGTGATAAGTGAATTTTACAATTTGCAGACACTTGTACTTCATCGGTGCACTAACGTCCATATGatacttagagcatccacagtgggcgatcaAACCCATTTATTTGGTCGAGGAACGAGACACAGTGGTACGGActaaagactaaaatctggaccaaaacccaaatttcagactatatttggtctgggaccaagaccaaaaccaaatttggtcgagcggagATTAAAAGTTTGTCGGGAATGGGGCGTAAGTATAAAATGCGCCTGACGAAagtttttgaattaaaaaaagaaaaaaaaataaggcggacattatatgtccgctctttgaaaattgttttttttttttaaaaatagagaaaatgggGCGGACATACTAGAGCCCGCCCCTTGAAAAGTTGTTTTCAAAAATTTTTTAAAAAGAATTGGGCGGACATATAATGTTCGTCCCATGAAAaaatgttttataaaaaaaagagggaCGAACATATAGTGttcgcctgatgaaagttatgtGGGACGGATATTTGAGTTACACTCGACCAAATTTTAGTCGGGTACCGTTGCTTGTTGCCACGGACTAAACCTAAAATTCGatcttttttttggtatttggtctttgattttgatcgcaccattgcagttgccCTTAAGGACATTGGGTATTTGGCACTTCTGAGACACCTTAATCTCTCATGTTCAGATACTGCTGTACTACCTGATTGTATTGTTAAGCTTACTAACTTGCAGACGTTAAATCTCTATCGTTGCCTTGATTTTAAGGTCTTATCTGTGAATATGGGGTCTTTTGAACATCTAAATCGCCTTGATATTTCATCTACATCAATTGAAGAATTACCCGATTCAGTCACTGGCATCAATAGTTTGAGAACTGTCCAATTTGCGGGTTGCAGGAAATTAAAAGCACTGCCGAGCAACTTTGGGGCATTAACACGTCTAAGGTACCTTAATTGTAATAGTACTGATATTAAAGTGTTGCCTGAAACCTGCATCAGCAACCTTTGCAATCTGGAGATATTGGAACTAGGACATGAGTGTGTGCTTCCTAAAGATATTCGGTATTTGACGAAATTGAGACGTCTTACACTCCGTagagaaaaatatgatgaaatgCCAAGCGGCCTAGACAAGCTAACCTGCCTTGAGGAGTTAGATTCGCTCATGGTGAGGAAAGTAAAGGCCTTCCGTACCAATCTTCATAGTGGGATGAAAGAGCTGGCAGACTTAAACTTGCTTCAGGTGTTGGTGATCAGAAATTTGGAGAATGTGAGAGGTCCAATAGATGCCGGGAGAGCAAGGTTACAAGACAAGCACAACATTCGAGTTCTGAAGCTGCATTGGAATGAAGAGGTAATTGATGATAGTATTGTTCTGGAACATCTCCAACCGCATCCCAATTTGAGAACGTTGGAGATTGGTAGATTTGGTGGGTCAAAGCTTCCGAAGTGGATGGGGAGGTCTGATTCATCGTTGTGTTGCCTTCCGTATTTGGTGGAATTATGTTTAGAGAACTGCAACAGTTGTGAGCAGCTTCCGTCGTTCGGTCTTCTCCCATGTCTTAAGGTTCTTTCAATATCCAAAATGAGGTCTTTGAAGTGTTTGGGTAAAGAGTTCTATCGtcaagaagaagacgaagaaagcAGCAGCGTCATGGTTTATAATTGGCGTGGGATTTATGCATGGGCTACAGAAATATTTCCACggaatttgggtttgggttcGTTAAAGCTTGGATGCGCAACAATACAACCTGGCCAACCTCTGGTTCCACCACTGATGGTGAGGATCAAGAAGActgcaaaaacaacaacaataacatcattatcatccatAGTTCTTCCACCATTATTCCCTTCTTTACTTGAGCTGAGAATTGAATCTATGGATAATTTAGAAGAATGGGTTGCTCCTCCTCCAGCTTATCGTAACTCGTTCCCTTGCCTTAGAAGTTTGATCGTTCGTAGTTGCTGTAAACTGAGAACCACACCAATAAGCTCATTTTCATCTCTAAGCAGCTTGGAATTATGCAACACCAACGACAAGGCAGTGGGATCAATCTTAGCCAGTCTTGCAGGAGAACAAATCCACTGCCTTTCTATTGAAGATTCCCCAGATCTTATATTTTTCCCAATCCACAACAATAGTCAGCTTCAATCTCTGTCAATATCAAGATGTTCTAAGTTTCAAGGTTTTCTTCTTGTAAACAGGGAGGAAGCTTGCAGCAGGAACAGCAACAACAGTTATCTTTACTCATCCAAGTTCACAGATTGTCCTGCTTTGACGTCCCTGCCTGATTTACACTCATGGACTTCTCTGCGTAAGTTATGGATTAACAATTGCGACAAACTGAAAGACTCTATACAA
This is a stretch of genomic DNA from Papaver somniferum cultivar HN1 chromosome 1, ASM357369v1, whole genome shotgun sequence. It encodes these proteins:
- the LOC113320356 gene encoding putative disease resistance protein RGA3 isoform X3 — translated: MYHASENMNIRNLISVADQHIGMGWGVPLPDELKKLRDTLDRIQPVIGDARKKQVNNESVSGWLRRLQDVIYDADDLLDVYSYEAIRRKVKASEGNMVRQFFISSSNPLAFHIKMSSKFKNINSRLGEIIADMGQFKFEITGSFYHDQTLVPTNQPISFIPDTSKIFGRETDKSNIISMLMTSTSASLASCLEDSIICIVGMEGLGKTSLAQVVYRDRLIQSNFEPRLWICVSNDFNVKEVLRNILVTINHTKCDDFDTLKDEEIVVEVQEKLAGKKYLFIFDDILSADAAEWAKFRSYLSVGAPGSKILVTTGNGAVASLLSPIIPPYALQKLSQNECWSIMKNKAFSPGGASDTLDMAKIGIEIAGKCDGSPFASYFLGGLMHLKNSEPDWLSIRDNNILSKPAGILTTPADNKDRIRSISKLSFDELSPNLKQCFSYTSMFPHGWEFDRETLVQLWVAEGFIPLSYGEHQKSPEDIANEYFHSLVSCSFFYDVKKDEIGDIQKCKVQGIVRELALEVAGNNGISRQHRTDDKSPDGVRRLVLQGGASQDNCRELHKSDGLRSIFILKNRHSGVSNILRSKRLRVVSFLGERSPIIAPSFASKLKHLRHLYFIGALTSI
- the LOC113320356 gene encoding putative disease resistance protein RGA3 isoform X1, giving the protein MYHASENMNIRNLISVADQHIGMGWGVPLPDELKKLRDTLDRIQPVIGDARKKQVNNESVSGWLRRLQDVIYDADDLLDVYSYEAIRRKVKASEGNMVRQFFISSSNPLAFHIKMSSKFKNINSRLGEIIADMGQFKFEITGSFYHDQTLVPTNQPISFIPDTSKIFGRETDKSNIISMLMTSTSASLASCLEDSIICIVGMEGLGKTSLAQVVYRDRLIQSNFEPRLWICVSNDFNVKEVLRNILVTINHTKCDDFDTLKDEEIVVEVQEKLAGKKYLFIFDDILSADAAEWAKFRSYLSVGAPGSKILVTTGNGAVASLLSPIIPPYALQKLSQNECWSIMKNKAFSPGGASDTLDMAKIGIEIAGKCDGSPFASYFLGGLMHLKNSEPDWLSIRDNNILSKPAGILTTPADNKDRIRSISKLSFDELSPNLKQCFSYTSMFPHGWEFDRETLVQLWVAEGFIPLSYGEHQKSPEDIANEYFHSLVSCSFFYDVKKDEIGDIQKCKVQGIVRELALEVAGNNGISRQHRTDDKSPDGVRRLVLQGGASQDNCRELHKSDGLRSIFILKNRHSGVSNILRSKRLRVVSFLGERSPIIAPSFASKLKHLRYLNLSHSVFKEVSGASVISEFYNLQTLVLHRCTNVHMILRASTVGDQTHLFGRGTRHSGTD
- the LOC113320356 gene encoding putative disease resistance protein RGA3 isoform X2, translating into MNIRNLISVADQHIGMGWGVPLPDELKKLRDTLDRIQPVIGDARKKQVNNESVSGWLRRLQDVIYDADDLLDVYSYEAIRRKVKASEGNMVRQFFISSSNPLAFHIKMSSKFKNINSRLGEIIADMGQFKFEITGSFYHDQTLVPTNQPISFIPDTSKIFGRETDKSNIISMLMTSTSASLASCLEDSIICIVGMEGLGKTSLAQVVYRDRLIQSNFEPRLWICVSNDFNVKEVLRNILVTINHTKCDDFDTLKDEEIVVEVQEKLAGKKYLFIFDDILSADAAEWAKFRSYLSVGAPGSKILVTTGNGAVASLLSPIIPPYALQKLSQNECWSIMKNKAFSPGGASDTLDMAKIGIEIAGKCDGSPFASYFLGGLMHLKNSEPDWLSIRDNNILSKPAGILTTPADNKDRIRSISKLSFDELSPNLKQCFSYTSMFPHGWEFDRETLVQLWVAEGFIPLSYGEHQKSPEDIANEYFHSLVSCSFFYDVKKDEIGDIQKCKVQGIVRELALEVAGNNGISRQHRTDDKSPDGVRRLVLQGGASQDNCRELHKSDGLRSIFILKNRHSGVSNILRSKRLRVVSFLGERSPIIAPSFASKLKHLRYLNLSHSVFKEVSGASVISEFYNLQTLVLHRCTNVHMILRASTVGDQTHLFGRGTRHSGTD
- the LOC113320391 gene encoding disease resistance protein RGA2-like is translated as MGSFEHLNRLDISSTSIEELPDSVTGINSLRTVQFAGCRKLKALPSNFGALTRLRYLNCNSTDIKVLPETCISNLCNLEILELGHECVLPKDIRYLTKLRRLTLRREKYDEMPSGLDKLTCLEELDSLMVRKVKAFRTNLHSGMKELADLNLLQVLVIRNLENVRGPIDAGRARLQDKHNIRVLKLHWNEEVIDDSIVLEHLQPHPNLRTLEIGRFGGSKLPKWMGRSDSSLCCLPYLVELCLENCNSCEQLPSFGLLPCLKVLSISKMRSLKCLGKEFYRQEEDEESSSVMVYNWRGIYAWATEIFPRNLGLGSLKLGCATIQPGQPLVPPLMVRIKKTAKTTTITSLSSIVLPPLFPSLLELRIESMDNLEEWVAPPPAYRNSFPCLRSLIVRSCCKLRTTPISSFSSLSSLELCNTNDKAVGSILASLAGEQIHCLSIEDSPDLIFFPIHNNSQLQSLSISRCSKFQGFLLVNREEACSRNSNNSYLYSSKFTDCPALTSLPDLHSWTSLRKLWINNCDKLKDSIQYDLKSYKSLDTLFVDHVNLLGVPKSPVAGTGSVM